In one window of Spiroplasma corruscae DNA:
- the arcC gene encoding carbamate kinase yields MKRIVVALGGNALGNTPEEQEEIVKKTAISMVDIIEQGYELVIAHGNGPQVGMINNAFEEAHKINNNIPIMPFPECGAMSQSYIGFHLQNAIKNELNKRNINKNIVTIVTQVEVDKNDNAFLNPTKPIGPFYTELEATKLSKENGFIIKEDSGRGWRRVIASPTPINIIEKDVVKELIELNNIIITVGGGGIPVINFENKLKKVSAVIDKDFASAKLALDIDADCLLILTAVPQVAINFGKSNQKNLSSMMISQAEKYIEEGQFAPGSMLPKVKAAINFAKNNKISIIADLNNVLGALNGDSGTKIY; encoded by the coding sequence ATGAAAAGAATTGTAGTAGCTCTTGGGGGTAATGCACTTGGAAATACTCCTGAAGAACAAGAAGAGATTGTCAAAAAAACTGCTATATCAATGGTTGATATAATTGAACAAGGTTATGAACTTGTTATTGCACATGGTAATGGACCGCAAGTTGGAATGATAAATAATGCATTTGAAGAGGCACATAAAATTAATAATAACATTCCAATCATGCCTTTTCCTGAATGTGGTGCGATGTCACAGTCATATATTGGTTTTCATTTACAAAATGCAATAAAAAATGAGCTTAATAAGAGAAACATAAATAAAAACATTGTTACAATTGTAACTCAAGTAGAAGTAGACAAAAATGATAATGCATTTCTAAATCCAACTAAACCAATTGGACCATTTTATACTGAATTAGAAGCAACAAAATTATCAAAAGAAAATGGTTTTATTATAAAAGAGGATTCAGGAAGAGGATGAAGAAGAGTTATCGCTTCTCCAACACCAATTAACATTATTGAAAAAGATGTTGTAAAAGAACTTATTGAGCTAAATAATATTATAATCACAGTTGGTGGTGGTGGAATTCCAGTAATTAATTTTGAAAATAAGTTAAAAAAAGTATCAGCAGTCATTGATAAAGATTTTGCTAGTGCTAAATTAGCTTTAGATATAGACGCTGATTGTTTACTGATATTAACAGCAGTACCACAAGTTGCAATTAACTTTGGTAAAAGTAATCAAAAAAACTTATCAAGTATGATGATAAGTCAAGCTGAAAAATATATTGAAGAAGGCCAATTTGCACCTGGTAGCATGTTGCCAAAAGTAAAGGCGGCTATAAATTTTGCAAAAAATAATAAGATTTCTATAATAGCAGATCTTAATAATGTATTAGGAGCGTTAAATGGCGACTCAGGCACAAAAATTTATTAA
- a CDS encoding GmrSD restriction endonuclease domain-containing protein encodes MISNNFKFLEDYYEYKWIIERMSTLEDLLIVDEDYNGVLIESYTFLEEYLKELLSLKELRKLGEMKNMLRSMFMDRKQKKIEGRILNFLDYIMFERNSRFHAPKDDINVEQSKPSFLQCVTILKNLKSIINYFVIEIDGKDIEVKTFDENIYFVKSSHKNIRDEEEKFFDDPQINIYKTPIGKLVLDKNKLFTIPPYQRDYRWTPEECSELLDQVIDKSESNELIYFGTIACKYEVSLIDNSKLDIKLIDGQQRVTTSLILFKAIYDIMKSADPEDYDYMFSIPDELEYLFNYKENGIYSPKRINEKYRNFASDKRNATDSINLILRGYSNRNEFEEELRHKLSKNQILDNYYYFYNSLKNLSIENLEKIYEYYYNKFIISFIVFDNNENNNEMEIFENLNSKGKDLDTFDMIKNYIFNSIDEKVFKIKSNELVPELTKYFKMPILKNGVKKSLDEDNKKYEEFLFNLITYLDAINDNKDLIKFKIQKNKKSLLKNFKRFYKDSNLSEKGYLALCSDLGRYFHVFKVVRIGNLYESSSNEFYEFGDILKNLSHKDFSLLIFYLVDIYSDKTWNPDDRRISLYNKEFLRDCLFEIEKWSSLLVQTRGTGQSFKESTFIKLIKYLKTFEHSNEFKKNLPLLIKNWFSGDAKFDKLNEDYSLSQELTLPTKEEIINSFKNQKVQNVPLANVFLSRLEQFWMNSRTKANQNISFGKTSLEHIVPQTLSSDWKNMLSGGKPWNKVLEDKYKERLDKIGNLLLLDLPNNSEIKNSSFQVKQKSYKDTDSRLAKVPYGYNNANLLTIDQFTFDDIDERSSKIASIIVNEIYNI; translated from the coding sequence ATGATAAGTAATAATTTTAAATTTTTAGAAGACTATTATGAATACAAGTGAATTATAGAAAGAATGAGTACTCTTGAAGACCTATTGATTGTTGATGAAGACTATAATGGTGTATTAATTGAGTCATATACATTTTTAGAAGAGTATCTAAAAGAGTTGTTAAGTTTAAAAGAGTTAAGAAAACTTGGTGAAATGAAGAATATGCTAAGGTCAATGTTTATGGATCGAAAACAAAAAAAAATTGAAGGTAGAATACTAAATTTCTTAGATTATATAATGTTTGAAAGAAACTCAAGGTTCCATGCCCCAAAAGATGATATAAATGTTGAACAAAGTAAACCGTCATTTTTACAATGTGTAACAATTTTGAAAAATCTTAAATCTATTATTAATTACTTTGTAATAGAAATAGATGGAAAAGATATTGAAGTTAAAACATTTGATGAAAATATTTATTTTGTAAAATCAAGTCATAAAAATATAAGAGATGAAGAAGAAAAGTTTTTTGATGACCCACAAATAAACATTTACAAAACTCCAATTGGCAAATTAGTATTGGATAAAAATAAGTTATTTACAATACCACCATACCAAAGAGATTATAGATGAACACCTGAAGAATGTTCAGAACTTTTAGATCAAGTAATTGATAAATCAGAATCTAATGAACTAATTTATTTTGGTACAATAGCTTGTAAATATGAAGTTTCGTTAATTGATAATAGTAAACTAGATATAAAACTTATTGATGGTCAACAAAGAGTAACTACTTCACTAATTTTATTTAAAGCTATTTATGATATTATGAAAAGTGCAGATCCTGAAGATTATGATTATATGTTTAGCATTCCGGATGAACTTGAATATTTATTTAACTATAAAGAAAATGGAATTTATTCACCCAAAAGAATTAACGAAAAGTACAGAAACTTTGCTTCAGATAAAAGAAATGCAACAGATAGCATAAATTTAATTCTTAGAGGCTATAGTAATAGAAATGAATTTGAAGAAGAGTTAAGACATAAATTAAGTAAGAATCAAATATTAGATAATTATTATTATTTTTATAATAGTTTAAAAAACTTAAGCATTGAAAATCTCGAAAAGATTTATGAGTATTATTATAATAAATTTATTATATCTTTTATTGTTTTTGACAATAATGAAAATAATAATGAGATGGAAATTTTTGAAAACTTAAACTCCAAAGGTAAAGACTTAGATACTTTTGATATGATAAAAAATTATATATTTAATAGTATTGATGAGAAAGTGTTTAAAATTAAATCTAATGAGTTGGTTCCAGAATTAACTAAGTATTTTAAAATGCCTATATTAAAAAACGGAGTAAAAAAATCACTAGATGAAGATAATAAAAAATATGAAGAATTTTTATTTAACTTAATAACTTATCTTGATGCAATAAACGATAATAAAGATTTAATTAAATTTAAAATACAAAAAAATAAAAAAAGCTTATTAAAGAATTTTAAAAGATTTTATAAAGATAGTAACCTAAGTGAAAAGGGATATTTAGCTCTTTGTTCTGATTTAGGTAGATATTTTCATGTATTTAAAGTAGTAAGGATTGGTAATCTTTATGAATCTTCATCAAATGAGTTTTATGAATTTGGTGATATATTAAAGAACTTATCTCATAAAGATTTTTCACTATTAATATTTTATTTAGTAGATATTTATTCTGATAAAACCTGAAATCCAGACGATAGAAGAATTTCTTTATATAATAAGGAGTTCTTAAGAGATTGTTTATTTGAAATTGAAAAATGATCTTCTTTATTAGTTCAAACTAGAGGTACAGGGCAATCTTTCAAAGAATCTACATTCATCAAACTTATTAAATACTTAAAAACATTTGAACATTCAAATGAATTTAAAAAAAACTTACCACTTTTAATAAAGAATTGATTCTCAGGAGATGCTAAGTTCGATAAGTTAAATGAAGATTATTCATTATCACAGGAACTAACTTTACCAACAAAAGAAGAAATTATAAATTCATTTAAAAACCAAAAAGTACAAAATGTACCACTTGCTAATGTATTTTTGTCTAGATTAGAACAGTTCTGAATGAATTCAAGGACAAAGGCTAATCAAAATATTTCCTTCGGGAAGACTTCTTTAGAACATATTGTCCCTCAAACTTTATCAAGCGATTGAAAAAATATGTTATCTGGTGGTAAACCTTGAAATAAAGTTTTAGAGGATAAATACAAAGAAAGATTAGATAAAATTGGTAATTTACTCCTATTGGACTTACCAAATAACTCAGAAATTAAAAACAGCTCTTTCCAAGTAAAACAAAAAAGTTATAAAGATACTGATTCAAGACTTGCAAAGGTTCCATATGGATATAATAATGCTAACTTATTAACAATAGATCAATTTACATTTGATGACATAGATGAAAGAAGTTCTAAAATAGCTTCAATAATAGTAAATGAAATCTATAACATCTAA
- the dcm gene encoding DNA (cytosine-5-)-methyltransferase, which produces MKKLKVFEAFAGIGAQNKALSILNKKFNNFFKVVGTSEWDIWSNISYNAIHNNNNNGAKDINESDLDEYLLNFTHSNDGKTPVKSSFILNLPLEIKQLLYTSYRNSNNQGSILELKGEELVKNVGDIDILTYSFPCQDLSVAGSFHGSCNGMKKGSGTRSGLLWEIERILKELKIINKLPKYLLLENVKNMISSKHKTDYIEWINFLKSIGYNTQTYLLNSYDHGIPQKRERVYAISCLKSINNFSDTWTEKKRIIESNKIDNFNDIIKNIHTLEEVLKVDYSKKKYENEAIFATPNNTPSRVKMFEENPVLYTQEIWNYPIFIKNNIGFYNSTSEGLYLKSCRTITTKQDRHPNAGIIDLRGSSLSNINKKSKYRFLTPRETYLLMGFDESDFEKAQANNIKQAVLYRQSGNSITVNVLISIFKKIYDLEINNEGENNDK; this is translated from the coding sequence ATGAAAAAATTAAAGGTATTTGAAGCATTTGCAGGAATTGGTGCTCAAAATAAGGCACTGTCAATACTTAATAAGAAGTTTAATAATTTTTTTAAAGTTGTAGGAACAAGCGAATGAGATATATGGTCAAATATTAGCTACAATGCTATTCATAACAATAACAATAATGGTGCAAAGGATATAAATGAATCAGATTTAGATGAATACTTATTAAATTTTACTCATTCAAATGATGGTAAAACACCTGTTAAAAGTTCCTTTATACTTAACTTGCCATTAGAAATTAAACAACTATTGTACACATCTTATAGAAATTCTAACAATCAAGGTAGTATTTTGGAACTAAAAGGAGAAGAGTTAGTAAAAAATGTTGGTGACATCGATATATTAACTTATTCCTTTCCATGCCAAGATTTATCTGTTGCGGGAAGCTTTCATGGTTCTTGTAATGGAATGAAAAAAGGAAGCGGAACAAGAAGTGGACTTTTATGGGAGATTGAAAGAATTCTTAAAGAACTTAAAATTATAAATAAACTACCTAAGTACCTACTTTTAGAAAATGTTAAAAATATGATTTCAAGCAAACACAAAACAGACTATATTGAATGAATAAATTTTTTAAAATCTATAGGTTACAATACTCAAACTTATTTATTAAATTCTTATGATCATGGAATTCCACAAAAAAGAGAAAGAGTTTATGCTATTAGTTGTCTAAAAAGCATTAATAATTTTAGTGATACTTGAACAGAAAAAAAAAGAATCATAGAATCTAACAAAATTGATAATTTTAATGACATTATAAAAAATATACATACCTTAGAAGAAGTATTGAAAGTTGATTATTCAAAAAAGAAGTATGAGAACGAAGCAATATTCGCGACACCAAATAACACTCCTAGTCGTGTAAAAATGTTTGAAGAAAACCCTGTTTTGTATACTCAAGAAATATGAAACTATCCAATATTTATAAAAAATAATATAGGATTTTATAATAGTACAAGTGAAGGTCTATATTTGAAGAGTTGTCGCACAATCACAACAAAACAGGATAGACATCCTAATGCTGGAATAATAGATTTAAGAGGGTCTTCCTTATCAAATATTAACAAAAAATCTAAGTACCGTTTTCTTACCCCAAGAGAAACTTATCTATTAATGGGGTTTGATGAAAGTGATTTTGAGAAGGCACAAGCCAATAATATTAAACAGGCAGTTTTATATAGGCAATCTGGTAATTCAATAACAGTTAATGTATTGATATCAATTTTTAAAAAAATATATGATTTAGAAATAAATAATGAAGGAGAAAATAATGATAAGTAA
- a CDS encoding DUF262 domain-containing protein: MIEATNTFIEKELKELNELYIIPVFQRNYSWTTKECEQLFSDLLLTNNEYKHFIGIIILQRINNDLTRSSQNIIIDGQQRITTIFILIKALHDLCTNHNDSESLRSYLYMEDKKTKKIKLNKEDDITFKYLLNDDFDKIKIGSRIFSNYIFFKNKFSKLIEEEKFKIDEFSKLISKLIFVRVQINIDDNPQLIFERINSTGVELSTSDLIRNYLLMTNYSEELYENYWYELEKLFDNKNLNSFIHHYIMYKTNKSIPDSKVYSEFKKFLTVNDIPNEEVLKDLKKVSKLYAILLQVVPFPNSKINKVIRDLLVFKQRTCFPFIINILNDYYIDLIDQDTLYDCLLLIRNYILRRLIVDKVAKNLNKLFVDLYVKIFDKIENKKNYYDAIWSYFIQIKSTDRYPGDIDVKKSFQISNMYSNRQLCKYILYEIEHFNSKEKIIYDENITIEHIMPQNLSSEWKQYLGPDYSLIHSQFLHTIGNLSLTGYNSNLKDYSFKRKKSILIEKSSRFNHINKLIFESECWNEDAIINRSNFLWENFINIFCNKEPRIKIIYDSLNQPEQTLEDFEDVNGTNISYFELNGNRFYTKNWSEMLKLTLEELFKENSEKMISLALQNYSFKNNGTVDISFDKSKIKRFNEIHDTKVYYNRNYTPNEMLILIRNLFDLYGIDNNNFKFVNKIIKNNDYN, encoded by the coding sequence ATGATAGAAGCAACAAATACATTTATAGAAAAAGAGTTAAAAGAGTTAAATGAATTATACATTATTCCTGTTTTTCAAAGAAATTACTCATGAACTACAAAGGAATGTGAACAATTATTTAGCGATTTGTTATTAACAAATAATGAATATAAACACTTTATAGGTATTATTATATTACAAAGAATTAATAATGATTTAACCAGAAGTAGTCAAAATATAATCATTGATGGTCAACAGAGAATTACAACTATATTCATTTTAATTAAAGCATTACATGATTTATGCACTAATCATAATGATTCAGAGTCTTTGCGTTCATATTTATATATGGAAGACAAGAAGACAAAAAAAATAAAATTGAATAAAGAGGACGATATAACTTTTAAATATTTATTGAATGATGACTTTGATAAAATAAAAATTGGCTCAAGAATTTTTTCAAATTATATATTTTTTAAAAATAAATTTAGTAAGCTAATCGAAGAAGAAAAATTTAAGATAGATGAATTTTCAAAACTTATTTCCAAACTAATATTTGTTAGAGTTCAAATTAATATAGACGATAATCCTCAATTAATTTTTGAAAGAATTAACTCAACAGGGGTTGAGCTTTCAACATCTGATTTGATTAGAAACTATCTACTTATGACAAATTATAGTGAAGAATTATATGAAAATTATTGATATGAATTGGAAAAATTATTTGATAATAAAAACTTAAATAGCTTCATTCATCATTATATTATGTATAAGACTAATAAATCAATACCTGATTCAAAAGTTTATAGCGAATTTAAAAAGTTTTTAACAGTAAATGATATACCAAACGAGGAGGTGCTCAAAGACCTTAAGAAAGTATCAAAGTTATATGCAATTTTATTGCAAGTTGTGCCATTCCCTAATTCTAAAATTAATAAAGTTATAAGGGATTTACTAGTTTTTAAACAAAGAACTTGCTTTCCATTTATAATTAATATATTAAATGACTACTATATTGATTTAATAGACCAAGACACTTTGTATGATTGTTTGTTATTGATTAGAAACTACATACTTAGAAGATTAATCGTTGATAAAGTTGCTAAGAATCTAAATAAATTGTTTGTAGATTTATATGTAAAAATATTTGATAAAATTGAAAACAAAAAAAATTATTATGATGCGATATGATCTTATTTTATTCAAATTAAATCAACAGATAGATATCCAGGTGATATCGATGTAAAGAAATCTTTTCAAATTAGTAATATGTACTCAAATAGACAATTATGCAAGTATATTTTATATGAAATTGAACACTTTAATTCTAAGGAAAAAATTATATATGATGAAAATATTACTATTGAGCACATTATGCCACAAAATCTTTCATCTGAGTGAAAACAATATTTAGGACCTGATTATTCATTAATACACAGTCAGTTCTTACATACTATAGGTAATTTATCATTAACTGGTTATAACTCTAATTTGAAAGACTATAGTTTTAAAAGAAAAAAATCAATACTTATAGAAAAGTCTAGTAGGTTTAATCATATTAATAAGCTTATTTTCGAAAGCGAATGCTGAAATGAAGATGCAATAATTAATAGAAGTAATTTTTTATGAGAAAATTTTATTAATATCTTTTGTAACAAAGAACCAAGAATTAAAATCATTTACGATTCGCTTAATCAACCAGAGCAAACATTAGAAGACTTTGAGGATGTAAATGGAACAAATATCTCTTATTTTGAATTAAATGGTAATAGATTTTATACTAAAAACTGGTCAGAAATGTTAAAACTTACATTAGAAGAATTATTTAAGGAAAATTCTGAAAAAATGATTTCACTTGCTTTACAAAATTATTCATTCAAAAATAATGGAACGGTTGATATATCGTTTGACAAGAGTAAAATAAAAAGATTTAATGAAATTCACGATACTAAAGTTTATTATAATAGAAATTACACTCCTAATGAAATGCTTATATTAATTCGAAATTTATTTGATTTATATGGTATTGATAATAATAATTTTAAGTTCGTAAATAAAATAATTAAAAACAATGATTATAATTAA
- the dcm gene encoding DNA (cytosine-5-)-methyltransferase, with protein sequence MNKISVVELFAGVGGFRLGMTRYNDKLFDFVFANQWEPNKKVQHAFDCYVHNFGSENAVNLDIKDCKYDIPFNHDLLVGGFPCQDYSVASTNAKGIEGKKGVLWWEISWILENKQPKMVLLENVDRLLKSPSKQRGRDFAIMLKNFDKLGYDVEWQVINAADYGMVQRRKRVFIFAKNRLFFDNNIKINEDTSRINNGFFDKEFPSLQDEKTNLFIDLNSFTNEVDITHNYQIKKFLNKGFCYNGRVFCYDFKPICNNKLGILKTILENKVDLKYYLNEYQLGKMKYLKSGKKILRYKPNGEVYNYTEGSMSLFDSVEKPARTLITSEGTLNRSTHIIKKGEFYRFITPLEAERINGFDDNWTECIKTERMRYFCMGNALVVSIIEKLSKSIEDSFNIINKTKLCQIKIKNKIV encoded by the coding sequence ATGAACAAAATTAGTGTAGTAGAATTATTTGCTGGTGTTGGTGGTTTTAGGCTTGGAATGACTAGATATAATGATAAACTATTTGATTTTGTTTTTGCAAACCAATGAGAACCTAATAAAAAGGTTCAGCACGCTTTTGATTGTTATGTTCATAATTTTGGTTCAGAAAATGCAGTTAACTTAGATATAAAAGATTGTAAATACGATATACCATTTAACCATGATTTATTAGTTGGTGGATTTCCGTGTCAAGATTATTCCGTAGCTTCAACTAATGCTAAAGGAATAGAGGGCAAAAAAGGTGTGCTTTGGTGAGAAATAAGTTGAATACTTGAAAATAAACAACCAAAAATGGTTTTATTAGAAAATGTAGACAGATTATTAAAATCCCCTTCAAAACAAAGAGGTAGAGATTTTGCTATTATGTTGAAAAACTTTGATAAGTTAGGATATGATGTTGAGTGACAAGTAATTAATGCGGCTGATTATGGAATGGTTCAAAGACGTAAAAGGGTCTTTATATTTGCGAAGAATAGATTATTTTTTGATAACAATATAAAAATAAATGAAGATACAAGTAGAATTAATAACGGGTTTTTTGATAAAGAGTTTCCATCTTTACAAGATGAAAAAACTAATCTATTTATTGATTTGAACTCATTTACAAATGAGGTTGACATAACACATAATTATCAAATTAAAAAATTTTTAAATAAAGGTTTTTGCTATAATGGTAGAGTATTTTGCTACGATTTTAAGCCAATATGTAATAATAAACTTGGTATTTTAAAGACAATATTAGAAAATAAAGTAGATTTAAAATATTATCTTAATGAATACCAATTAGGTAAGATGAAGTATTTAAAATCAGGTAAAAAAATTTTAAGATATAAACCAAATGGTGAGGTATATAACTACACCGAGGGAAGTATGTCATTGTTTGATAGCGTTGAAAAACCAGCTAGAACTTTAATAACTAGTGAGGGCACATTAAATAGATCAACACATATCATTAAAAAAGGAGAATTTTACCGATTTATAACACCTTTGGAAGCTGAAAGAATAAATGGATTTGATGATAATTGAACTGAATGTATAAAAACAGAAAGAATGAGATATTTTTGTATGGGTAATGCACTTGTAGTTTCGATCATTGAAAAGTTATCTAAATCAATTGAGGATTCTTTTAATATCATTAACAAAACAAAATTGTGTCAAATTAAAATTAAAAATAAAATAGTTTAA
- a CDS encoding MutH/Sau3AI family endonuclease — protein sequence MSNYIKKDLEYIYKIGQEVIGKTFYEIFGDQCFKFNNKGGIGNIVQSLLYNVPINSRSESDFIEEGVELKVIPFKEIKSNILVPKERMVLNLINYEKVVKESSFETSSFLNKNKVIQVIIYLHEYEKKWYDFKIINSFMIDITKQKEIETIKKDWLTIINYIKDGKADQLSERLTQILGACTKGKNKESKVKQPFSNIKAMSRAFSFKSSFIKYKVNEIKKNSIKYFNEIFIDNLREKNYTINYESIIGNIKKLIGVDLIKFTQDSKIKNWRNLAIKKYISFTYPNLLKDCETCNIKIIVKKLKYNGTIQEEIGTNYMLDINEMVEEKFIDSTFYQEVVLKKFIIIGIDCNNIVSKVFSFKFDESNIKNALKVYNDTKNKIIVALNKENKEMLRINFVKKSDNLTLHIRPKAINAKDTYKNGKYKLENQPKQCFWINKEELIEV from the coding sequence TTGAGTAATTATATAAAAAAGGATCTTGAATATATATATAAAATAGGACAAGAAGTTATAGGTAAAACATTCTATGAAATTTTTGGTGACCAATGCTTTAAATTCAACAATAAAGGTGGTATCGGTAACATAGTACAATCATTACTTTATAATGTGCCTATAAACTCAAGAAGTGAATCTGATTTTATCGAAGAAGGTGTAGAACTTAAAGTTATTCCATTTAAAGAGATAAAATCAAATATTTTAGTACCTAAAGAAAGAATGGTTTTAAATCTTATTAATTATGAGAAAGTGGTTAAAGAAAGTAGTTTTGAAACAAGTAGTTTTTTAAATAAAAATAAGGTAATCCAAGTAATAATATATTTACATGAGTATGAAAAAAAATGATATGACTTTAAAATTATTAACTCTTTCATGATTGATATAACAAAGCAAAAAGAAATTGAAACAATAAAAAAAGATTGATTAACAATCATAAATTATATAAAAGACGGGAAAGCCGATCAACTAAGTGAAAGGTTGACACAAATATTAGGTGCTTGTACAAAGGGAAAAAATAAAGAGTCAAAAGTAAAACAACCATTCTCTAATATTAAAGCTATGAGTAGAGCATTCTCATTTAAATCTTCTTTTATAAAATATAAAGTAAATGAAATAAAGAAAAATAGTATTAAGTACTTTAATGAAATTTTTATAGATAATTTAAGAGAAAAAAATTATACTATTAATTACGAGTCAATCATAGGAAATATTAAAAAGCTAATTGGAGTAGATTTAATTAAATTTACACAGGATTCCAAAATAAAAAATTGGAGAAATTTAGCCATTAAAAAATACATAAGCTTTACATATCCAAATTTATTAAAAGATTGTGAAACTTGTAATATCAAAATAATTGTGAAAAAACTAAAATACAACGGTACAATTCAAGAAGAAATTGGCACAAACTATATGCTAGATATAAACGAAATGGTTGAAGAAAAATTTATAGATAGTACATTTTACCAGGAAGTAGTCTTAAAAAAATTTATTATAATTGGCATTGATTGCAATAATATTGTATCAAAAGTTTTTTCTTTTAAGTTTGATGAAAGTAATATTAAAAATGCATTAAAAGTCTATAACGACACTAAGAATAAAATTATAGTTGCATTAAATAAAGAAAATAAAGAAATGCTAAGAATTAATTTTGTAAAAAAAAGCGATAACTTAACATTGCATATTAGACCAAAGGCTATTAATGCAAAAGATACTTATAAAAATGGTAAATATAAATTAGAAAACCAACCCAAGCAATGTTTTTGAATTAACAAGGAAGAGTTGATAGAAGTTTAA
- a CDS encoding IS3 family transposase has product MKTCKPKYKNYDTKIANKIIYIYNLFKKSYGCNMITLMLNKYFKINLKPLVVYRYMKILGIKAIKKKRVPDYDKSGPLRFENILNRNFKAKNLSEKWVTDVTYIKTSSGMVYLSVIKDLYNSEIVDWKLSKRPDNELCHTNLKSAITKKGKPKLIHSDQGSPYTNETWKYLCDSNNIKISMSRRGKSPDNGACESFFGTLKNECIYTYKVNELNYSNIYNIISDYIEFYNYVRPSLKYKKSPYEFRMEKVSF; this is encoded by the coding sequence TTAAAAACATGTAAACCTAAATACAAAAACTATGATACAAAAATTGCTAACAAGATTATTTATATATATAATCTTTTTAAAAAAAGTTATGGCTGCAATATGATTACACTCATGTTAAATAAGTATTTTAAAATAAACTTAAAACCTTTGGTTGTATACAGATATATGAAAATATTAGGCATTAAGGCGATTAAAAAGAAAAGAGTACCCGATTATGATAAATCAGGTCCATTAAGATTTGAAAATATTCTAAACAGAAATTTTAAAGCAAAAAACTTAAGTGAAAAATGAGTTACAGATGTTACTTACATTAAAACAAGTTCAGGGATGGTTTATTTATCAGTCATTAAAGACTTATACAATTCAGAAATAGTAGATTGAAAACTTTCTAAAAGACCTGATAATGAACTTTGTCATACAAATTTAAAATCTGCAATCACAAAAAAAGGTAAACCAAAACTTATTCATTCTGATCAAGGTTCGCCATACACAAACGAAACTTGAAAATATTTATGTGATTCTAATAATATAAAGATTTCTATGTCGAGAAGAGGCAAGTCTCCTGATAACGGCGCATGTGAATCGTTTTTTGGAACTTTAAAAAACGAGTGTATTTATACTTATAAAGTAAATGAACTAAACTATTCTAATATATATAATATAATTTCAGATTATATTGAGTTTTATAATTACGTAAGACCTTCATTAAAGTATAAAAAATCTCCATACGAATTTCGTATGGAGAAAGTATCTTTTTAA
- a CDS encoding ABC transporter ATP-binding protein — protein sequence MLEIKNITKKFGKNVVLDNISFVVKAGEAVGILGSNGAGKSTLIEIIVGQIKATSGEVLLNGEKDVYKNVGIQFQEGVWPKGMTSKLLIKYFKKNWSKKFDDRTNDLIKIFELDKIMTKDLNQLSGGQKQRLNALLAIINNPDYIFLDEMITGLDLKMQLRLSDFFKELKKEKKTLVIISHIPEEVETLCDRVMIIDQGKIFLDKKLEEVVKTFGSVRNMLIKYYKGELHEK from the coding sequence TTGTTAGAAATAAAAAACATTACCAAGAAGTTTGGTAAAAATGTTGTTTTAGATAATATTAGTTTTGTTGTAAAAGCTGGGGAAGCTGTAGGGATTTTAGGTTCTAATGGTGCTGGTAAGTCAACACTTATTGAAATAATTGTTGGTCAAATAAAAGCTACATCTGGTGAAGTTTTATTAAATGGCGAAAAAGATGTTTATAAAAATGTTGGTATCCAATTCCAAGAAGGGGTTTGACCAAAAGGTATGACATCAAAACTGTTAATTAAGTATTTTAAAAAAAATTGATCTAAAAAATTTGATGATAGAACAAATGATTTAATTAAAATATTTGAATTAGATAAAATTATGACTAAAGATTTAAATCAACTAAGCGGTGGTCAAAAACAAAGATTAAATGCACTATTAGCAATTATTAATAATCCAGATTATATATTCCTTGATGAAATGATTACTGGCCTTGATTTAAAAATGCAATTACGATTAAGTGATTTTTTTAAAGAACTAAAAAAAGAAAAGAAAACACTAGTTATTATTTCACATATTCCTGAAGAAGTAGAAACATTATGTGATAGAGTAATGATAATTGATCAAGGAAAGATATTTTTAGATAAAAAACTTGAGGAAGTTGTTAAAACATTTGGTTCAGTTAGAAATATGTTAATCAAATATTATAAGGGTGAACTACATGAAAAATAA